GGATTCAAGACGTTGTGTGAACGAGCAGTTAACGGCAACGGGAAATCGTTCGGGTGTTACATCGATTATCGCAGCACCGACTTCAAATGGGGCTGCGAAAACAGAAGCAGTTGGCAAGAGGCAACAGACCAGGATCGAGACGAAACGGAATTGGACACCTGACATATTGCCCTCGATCGAATCGTTTGAAGTTACGGAGTTGGCTTCTGACCCTTGAGGCAAGGTTCGCCCATGATCCCGATGATGAGCCGTTCGCCTGATTCGGTTTGATGTCGTGTGAGGATGGGGAAGAATTTCCCGCAGCGACAGGTGTAGGTGATCGCCTTCATTTGGGGCGGGGTAATGCTCAGATTGACGCGACGGTCCTCGCTCACGGCTGCTTCCACCACGACGAGAAGTTCGGCCTTTTCGACCAATGGAAAAACGGATTGATCACCGATGGGAATCGATCGGGCCATCGTTTTTTCAATCCGGAAATTCGTTAATTCCGGATGTTTTTTTTGAACTTCCGTGGCGATCTGTTGGAGTTTTGGATCGATTCTTTTCCCTTCATTTGATGCGAGGATCACGACAACCGTGACTCGGACTCGCTCCGAGGGGAGAGAAAAGTCGGTTCCGCAGAAGCTAAGGAGAGACCATAACAGAGCCATCCAACAATCTCCCAATCCAGACGTTAACGCGGTGTGGAACCGGAAAAGGGGATGAGAATCATCGGGCGATTGGCTTCAGGGGCCGCAACGAGAAAACTCGAGTCACGAACGGTTGAGGAATGATCGCGAGCAATCGAGAGATCTTCGGAGGTTGCCCAATCAAACGTTTCTCGGTGCGGGGAATCGCCGACGAGTAACCCTTCACAATCCGATTCATGCAAACAAGTGATTTCGATATCGTCATGGAGTGCAATCGGCATTGCTGCCAATGTCGGGATTTCGAAGAAGTCGTTCGATTCGCGTTCGGAAATCGGTTCGAAAACGGGGGCTGGCTTCGGTTGCAGTGGACCGATCGCGATCAGCAACGCCAATGCGCAACTGGGAATGATTGCCCAGGTTATGGCGCGAAGTAAACCAGACGTTGCGCGCGTCGGTTCGGCTGATTTTGGAACGGTTGGGCTGAGCGACTCGCGGATCGATTCCTGTACCGTGCGCCATTGCGACTCGGTCGGATCGATTGGTGTGGTTTGTTGCCAGAGATCGCATTGGGATGATGCGAGCCGCATCTGCGTTTCCAGGAGTTCCAGTTCCTCCGGGTGTTCGCGCAGCCAAGCATCAATTCGATCGGCTAAGTCGGGTGGTAGTTCACCGTCGGCATAGCCCGCGAGGAGTTGAGGCCAGGGTAATGGAGGTTGCGACCCGGTATGACTCATGATTCCACACAAGGAGTTAACACGCATTTCAACCGTTGGCGTGCGTAAAATAATCGACTCATCACCGTACCAATCGAAATTTGCAGAAGCTCAGCAATTTCACGATAACTCAACTCGCCTTCTAAATGCAAGACGAGCGTCTGACGTTGTGCTTCAGGGAGTGTCGCCAACGCAAGATCGAGTTGGCGTCGGAGATCTTGCTGCTCCATCCCAAATGACGGTTCCCGTCCGGGCATTGCTGGTTCGTCTTCGGCACCCAATGAACCGAGTGATTCACAACCATATGCTTCGCGGCGCGAGCGTTTTCGACCGAGATCCAATGCCGCGTTGCTCACCACTCGAAGCAACCAAGTTTTGAATGTACTGCGTCCTTGAAATCGTTGGATGTTTTTGAGTGCGTTGATGAAACCTTCTTGTACGGCATCGAGCGCATCGGCTTCTTGACCGAGGAGTCGATACGCGACGCGATACGCGAGCGCACGGTATCGTGAAAATAGTAGGTCCAACGCGTGCGGATCTCCTTGTGCGAATCGTGCAAGCAGAACTTCGTCGGAGATCGAACTGGCATCGTGTGAGGTCGTAGAACATTCCATATCTGACGACATCTCCCGAGGCTAGACGGTGGGTAGGCTTGAATTATTCGCCATTTTACCTGCGGTGACTCCGAAATGCGAATGATTCTTGCGAAATTCGGGGAACTCCGTGTCAGCATGAACGAGAGGCGATCTTGCCAGGCGTGCTAGGCATGTCGTATGGTAAGTGAATTGGCTTCGATGCGCCGAGAGGTGGCTTGCAGAGGTGGGACCATGAGCAAACGTCGACGAACCATTAACCGCATCGAGAATCGCGCACCATCCGAAGATGATGGTTTGGAAGAACGCGAGGAAGAAGTTGAGGGAGAAGAGGACTCTTCCGAGAGTGAGGATGGCGAGGAGCGGGCCAAACCGAAAAAGGTTGTCAAAAAGAAGGCCGCCGCTCCTAAAAAATCCCGAACTCCCAAGGTCGTCCGCATGCGAGCGGTTTGGATCGTGTTTAGCAGCGACAGCAAGCCGATTCAAACCTTCCCGTACAACCAAAAGGCGGATGCGGAAGCATTAGTGGAAGAAAAGAACAAGGATAAGAAGGGTGGATGCTACCTTCAGCGGGGCAAAGAGCCGATTGAAGAAGCGTAATCGATTAGTTGAATTGTGATGGAAGGTGACGCGACCCCGATCAATCCGTTCTGATGGATCGGGGCAGCGATTTTCAACCGAAATTGAATCAGCTCGAAGAAACTTTCGCCTGACCTGCTCGCAACATTGCTTCAATCTTGGGCAGGCGCCAGCCGATCCCCAACACGTTTTGCATCACGATTTCGTGGCGATCCGCACCCGAGGTGCGAACGGTCAAGTCGCCCGAACCGAATCCCAGAATCCAGTGACGGAACAAATCATCTCGATGTTTTTCGAGTGTCATGCCGATCGTATCATACGATTTTTCACGTCCACCGATTTCTTCACACACGCGAATCTGTCCCGGAGTGAATGCGATATAGGTTCGCTTGTCAAAAATATTGACCGCTACGAACCAGATCACAAACAGTACCGCGCTGACAAATAAATAGCCAGACATGTTGATGTAGATATGCAATGCTGAGAGATTCTTGACGATATCGTCTGCCCAACCCATCAGGGCAATAATTAACCCCAACATGGCGGCTGTGATAATCACAATGAGCGACCACAAACCGCGTAACGGGATGTTCGTAATCACAATCACCAGCAACAGAATCAGCAAGTATGCGGGACCCATCCACGCTCGTTGCGAAACTCGGGGGCGCGGGGTGACCGTGGTCTCGGTGATATCATAATCCCGATTCTTCGTGGGCCATTTGCTCAGGTCTTCTTTGCCTTCGCTATCTTTCGGCAACGTCAGCGTGTAAACGCCTTCGCCGGCCCGTTCGAGCTTGATCGAACCCGGCACAACCGCCATCCGCGAGCCTTCCACATAGGTCCAAAGTGCGAAGAAAAAGCCGAAAAACCAAACTGGCCACCAATAGAATAAGCTGGAATGGGCGACGATAATCACCTCTTTGGAAGGTTCTTCTGAAGGCTTCATCGCCGATACATCGCCACTGTTGGGTGTGTTTGCTGTAGACATCCGTAGGGTGCCCCGTTTACGTAGAGGTAGAGAATGAACGTTCGTTGAGCTTACGCCTCAGTCCGGTATTCGTTCATTCGGGTCAAATCTTGCCTCACGATCGCACTCAGGCTACGCGTTCTGATTCCTCTCGTCAAGCAAGTCACTCATCTCGCCAGGGATTGATCTGGCGAGGAATGCGAAAATCTCGATGACAGCGATTGCATGCGTTGGCAATCTCCACAAGCCCATTCCGTGAACGGGGATAATCCCGCGCCGCAATCAGGCGAGCAACTCGAGTCGCTGTCTCCCGCAATTCCGTCGCACGCGTCATCCAAAGCGTATACCCGGTATTCCGAGGCGGGCGAATCATCAACAGATTCCCGGCCTCGGCGATCAACAATGCTTGACCTCGTGCGAATGTCCAAGTTTCCGCATCGTTCGGTTCGACTTTCAAGAATTGATTGAGACCTCGATAGTTCGATGCGAGCAAGCCATCCATCAGCAAACCCGTTTCGGCGACCGCTTCCAACCGAGGGCGAGCCGGTTGGGCGGCATTCTGCGAATAGAGCAACCCCGGTATCACGATGCAGCCGATCAATCCGAAGATGATCCCCATCGTTCTCCATCGAATGTCCGTCATTGCCGTGGCTCCGTCAGTGGTGGATCATCAGGTATTTCGACTTGGACAAGATCGTCAACAATTCGCGTGGCATAACAGCCGATGGAAAGCGTTGGATTGTCCGCCCAGGCTCCGTCGGAAAGACGGAATCGCCAATAATGCAGCGGACAGCTAACCGTTCCGTTTTCGATGTAACCTCGACTCAACGCTGCACCTGCATGAGGACAGCTATCCTCGATCGCGTAAATCGTTCCCTCGACAAGGAATACAGCGATTCGGTGACCAGCAATTCGAATCGAACGTCCTTCATTTTCGACCAGTTGATCTTTGCGAATCGCGACTTGCCAGCTTCCCATCCGATTTCTCCAATATCCGGGTTGCGATCAGATTCTTAATGCCGTTCCCGGATTAGTGTCCAACTCCTCGAAAATTCCTATGGTAAAAGTCTACCGTTCCTAGGTGGAGGTGGCATACGAATGTTTGAAATCGAAGGGAAGTATCGCGTCAACGATTGGAAACCCATCCACGCGACACTTCACAACCTGAACGCCAAAACAAACGGAACGCACCAAGAGGTCGATCAATACCTGAATGCGCCAGATCGGGATTTTGCGCAAACTGGTGAAGCATTTCGCCTGCGACGAATCGGAGCGGATAATTTTCTGACCTATAAAGGTCCGAAACGTGCCGCTGCGGTCAAGATGCGAGAAGAAATCGAAGTTCCCGTTGCTCCCGGGGATGACGGAGCTTCCCAAATCTTAACACTCCTTCAAAACCTCGGATATCGACCTGTATTCCAAGTGACGAAACAACGAGAGTCTTTCGCCTTAGAATATGCTGGATATTCCGTGACGATCTGCTGCGATCGCGTGAACAATTTGGGAGATTTTCTGGAAATCGAGATCGTCGCAACGGAATTTTCACAGCCGAAAGTCGAACAAATCATTCAAGAGTTGGCGGAACGCTTCGATTTAGGGAAACCCGAGCCACGTTCGTATTTGCGGATGCTACTGGAACGCAATCGAGATGACGCATGAGTGAGAGTATTGTCCAGCCGACTGAAATTCCAGTCATTGAGTCTGTTGCCGAGCTAAGGCAACACCTGCAACGACTGCGAAATCAAAATCGCACCATTGGATTTGTTCCAACGATGGGGGCGCTTCACGACGGCCATCTTCAACTCATCAAAGTCGCGCGGAAATCTTGTGATGTCGTCGTCGTCTCGATCTTCGTGAACCCGCTACAGTTTGGGCCAAATGAGGATCTCAATCGCTATCCGCGGACCTTTGCGAGCGATGTGGAACAATCTGCTGCGGCGGGTGCATCGATCGTTTTCGCTCCGACCGTCCCTGAAATGTACCCAGATGGGTTCGAGACATCGGTGAATCTACACCGGATGGGAGCAATCCTGGAAGGCGCCAGCCGGCCGGGGCACTTTCAGGGTGTCGCGACCGTTGTGATGAAACTCTTCTGGATGGTTCTTCCAGATCGAGCGTTTTTTGGCCAGAAAGATGCCCAACAGGTCGGTGTTATTCAAAGAATGAGTCGGGACATGAACATCCCGATCGAATTGATAATTGTTCCAACAGTTCGCGAAGCCGATGGCCTTGCACTGAGTTCACGAAATCGATATCTATCACCCACCGAACGTCAACAAGCAGGGATTTTATATCAGGCGCTCTCGCATGCAGCGGAACGATTTCAGACAGGGGTGACTTCGGCAGATGTATTGTTATATGAGATCCGTGAAATCATTGGATCGGTTACCTTGAGTCGACTCGACTATGCCGAGATTGTCGATTCGCAAACATTTGAGCCGCTGGAACGTGTCGATCGGCCGGCCACGATCGTGCTCGCAGTGTTTTTTGGGAGCACGCGGTTAATTGATAATTGGTTGTTAACTCCATCGAATTCCGAAGCGGACCGAGCATGACGCACCCATTCTTTACTCCTGAACTTCGGTTAATGCTAGAGGAAGAAGATGCAGATGGCGTCCGCGCCTTTTGTGAAACCCTTCATCCTGCCCTCGTGGCCGAAGCGCTTGCAGAGGATTTCTCCGTCGAAGAAGTCTGGCGGGTGCTCGAACATACGCATATTCGCGATCAAGCCGCAATCTTTGAATATTTCCCCATCTCCTGGCAAGTAACAATGGTGGAAGGTGGGGGAAAACCTCACATGGCTCGATTAATTGAAGCCATGTCTCACGATGATCGCGTAGCGTTATTGCGTCGGCTCACACCCCGGGTCGCAGATGGACTCCTACGACTTGTCGATGTCGCCGATCGGCGGGATATCGCTGAACTTTTTCGCTACGCCGAGAACACAGTCGGCTCGATCATGACAACCGAGTATGCCTGGGTTCCCACAGGATTAACGATCGGTGAAGCAATTGATCGGCTTCGCCATCATGCTCCAGATAACGAAACCATTTACTATGTCTATGTGCTGCAGGAGTCAACTCGAAGATTAGAAGGTGTTGTTTCACTTCGTGACCTGATTCTCTCCCAAAGACTGGTTTCCATCAACGAAGTGATGGATCGTGATTTAGTCACATTAAATGTGACCGATGATCGAGAAGTAGCAGCACAAGCAATCGCCAGATACGATTTTCTGGCGATGCCTGTGATCGATGATTCGAATCGGTTGGTCGGAATTGTCACACACGATGACGTGATCGACATTGTCGTCCAAGAGGCAACCGAAGACTTGCAACGTCAAGGTGCCGTCGGGCCAATCACCGAGAATTATCTCGAAGCTGGGTTTCTCGATGTCTGGTGGAAACGAACCTTCTGGCTATCGATGTTATTTATTGCCGAAATGTTAACATTTAGTGCAACGGCATATTACGAAGAGTCGATTGAACGAATTATGATTTTAAAGTATTTTATCACGCTCTGCATCGCGACTGGGGGGAACTCCGGGACGCAAGCGGCCACACTGGTCACCCGTGCAATGGCTCTCGGGCAAATCTCCGTCGGGCATTGGTTTCGAGTTCTTCGCCATGAGTTGTTAATGGGCATCGCCATGGGACTTGTCCTGGGTATCATTGCCCTCGTCCGGTGTCAACTGGTTCCAACCGAGATGCTCCGAGTGGAAGGCGGTGAGGATCTAACACACATCCAGATCGGCTGGGTGATCGGCCAAGCCGTTGCTTGTATTTGCCTCGTGGGCACATTAATTGGTGCGATGCTCCCGATGGTTTTCAAAAAACTTGGTGTGGATCCGGCACTTGCTTCAAGTCCATTTGTTGCAACCTTCGTCGATGTGACGGGAATTGTGTTGTATTTTTCGATCGCATCGGTCTACCTATAATCGATACAGTCCGTGAAATTGATCCAATCGATTGTCTTGGATCGTTTCCGAAAACCAATCAGAATAATCATCTCAAAGAGCTCAATCGATGGAACCGATGATCCTGGAAGAGATGGAAATCTCGGAAAGGATCATCCATGAGTCGTTCTCAATCAACGGAGCCTGGCAAAGCGAAAGCCCCAGGCGTTATTTTTCGGATGATCATTGGACTTGGAGATTGGACACAGTTTGCACTCCAATCCATCCTCGGAATCGTGACCGGACAAGTACCGCGTCGAGAATTGATCCCAATCGGTTTTGCGATCGGATATCAATCCGCGATGGTCGTGGCGTTGTCGGGATTATTTATTGGATTGGTGTTGGCCGTCCAATCCTACAGTCAATTTAAGGCATTGGGTTTGGAATCCTCGTTAGGCGCTGTCATCAACTTGTCGGTCGTGCGAGAACTTGGCCCGGTACTGACCGCAACGATGCTCGCCGGGCGAGTTGGGTCTGCGATTGCAGCCGAACTTGCAACGATGCGAGTGACGGAACAAATCGATGCTCTCGCGTGTTTGGGGGTAAACCCCATCTATTTCTTGGTCAGTCCACGACTACTGGCGTGTATCTTTCTGATTCCATTGTTAACAATTCTCGCGAATTTTTTCGGAGTATGTGGCGGTGCGCTAATCTGTTTATATGTGTTTGAAATCGAGCCGTTCCACTATTGGGAAAATACACGGGATCGAGTTGGTTTATATGATCTGTTCTCTGGCTTGGTGAAACCATTTTTCTTTGGAGCCGCGATTGCCTGGATCAGTTGTCATCGTGGATTCCGAAGCGGTAATGGAGCGGTTGGGGTCGGGCGAGCAGCGACGGAAGCCTTTGTTTGGTCATTTCTCGCAATTTTGGTGTTAGATTTTTTCTTAGTCTTGGTTCTCAATAACATTCTCGATCCACGACTTGAGGGGTAACCGATGACAGACCAAGAAAATGAGCCGATTGTTCCACCAATTCTTCCGATTCGTCCGATCATTGAGCTTGAGGAAGTCGGAGTAACATTCACGCAACCGGTGATCCGTTCGATATCGCTGCAAATTCTGCCAGGGCAAACGGTTGCAGTCATCGGCGAAAGTGGATGCGGGAAAACCGTGCTGCTCAAGTCAATCGTTGGGCTGGTGAAACCAACCACGGGAACTGTTCGCTTTGAAGGTCGAGATATTCATTCATTAAGCGAGGCAGAATTAATTCGCACACGATTACGAATGGGGTTTCTCTTTCAAGGTGCAGCGTTATTCGATAGCTTAAATGTGTTTGAAAATATCGCGTTTGGTGTTCGTTCGCTGGGGACACTTCCAGAAATTGAGATTCGCGAGCGCGTTCGACGTTGTCTCTTGGATGTCGGATTACCCACCACGACCGAGTCAAAAATGCCTTCCGAGATTTCCGGAGGGATGAAAAAGCGAGTCGGGCTTGCTCGTGCCTTAGCCTTGAACCCAGATGTCATGTTATACGATGAACCGACAACGGGTTTGGATCCGATAATGACAGATGTAATTAATGAACTCATTCTTCGAACACGGAAAGCTCGACCAATCACCAGTATTATCGTTACCCATGAAATGCGAACGGTCCATAAAGTTGCCGATCGAGTTGTGATGTTTTATCCGTTAAGCAGGCTTCGTGAGTCCGATCCGCAAATTCTCTACGATGGCCCTGCGGATCAACTCCAAAATTCATCGGATGTCCGGATCCGCCAATTTATCGAGGGGGAAGCCGGCGACCGAATGCAAGAACTACAGGCGTCAACTTAACGTGGAGATCAATCATGAGTGATCGTGGGAATCAAGTCCGTCTCGGATTGTTCACCCTTTTTGCGATGGGCATGCTCGCTGCACTCATTTTTTTGTTTAGCGGGTCTCCAAATCTCTTAAAGAATACCGTTCAATATGTGGTTGTCTTTTCTGACGCACCAGGGATCTCAGAAGGGGCTCCAGTCCGTCGATCAGGTGTTCGAATTGGGGAAGTGCAAAGTTTAGAATTGGTTCCCGAGACGGGGTTAGTTCGAGTCGCGATCGTCGTCGATCCTCGGTATGTTCCGCGAACGAAAGAAGATATTACGTTAGTTCGAGGACTGATTACCAACGACACTTCCGTTGATTTGATCCCACGGATCCAAGAAAAAGGGCGGTTTGATCTCGGTGAACCAGTCCCTGTGGGAACCGAGTTGGTCGGATTACCTCCGCCGAATGCGCGAACCATCCTAACTCAAGCATCAGAGGTGCTTCCGACAGCACAGGCATCGTTAGACGAAATTCGTCGCTCGGTCCAACGAATTGACAAGCTCGCTCCGCGCTTGGAAGAAACCTTAGTTGCGATTCGTGATGCTGCTTCAACAATTGGTGATTTTGTTCCTGAGTTGCGAAAAACGAATGATGAACTTCGTGGCGTGATTACCGGGATTCGCACAGCCGGGCCACAACTCCGCGAAACCAACGAACAAGTTCAAGTCTTATTGGCGAACGTCAACACAGTGGCTGAGGAATTCCGAGTATTTTTCAAGACGAATGAACCAGAGCTAACGCGTTCGATCAAGAATGCAGCGATTTCGATCGAGCGGATTGGAGAAGTATTGAATGATTCAAATCGCGAGAATGTCAGTAAAGCGATTTTGAATGTCAAAAACGCGAGCGATCGATTTGAGAAAATCGCGGAAAATACCGAAGCTACGCTGAAATCACTGGCAGATACCATCACAATGACTGGCACCGATATTCAGAAGCTATTCGAGCGTGCGAGAGTCGGATTTGATAATGTGGAAAAACGATTTAATGAATTCATCAAGAAAATCGAGCCATATGAAGAACGATTTTCAAAAATCGTTGGAAATGTTGAATCTGCGACAAGCCAAATCAATCAAGGTGCGATGGATGTGCGAGAAGTAATCCGCAACTTCACACGGCCCGATGGAACGGTTCAAAAACTCTTGACCGATCCTGGGATTTATAATCAGACATACTTGATCGTGGCGAATCTAAATCGGATTATCCCGAGGTTAGATCGAATTCTACAAGATTTTGAGGTGTTTGCAGACAAAATCGCTCGGCATCCGGAATCGATTGGGGTGGGCGGAGCTGTCCGTCCAAGCAGCGGTCTCAAGGAATCACCAGAATCAACAGTTCCGAGATCTCCACTTATCCCACCCCGACCATAATCACTGGATTACGGTTTCTCAAAAACTTTTGGATCGACGGTGTTGAGGAACTCAATGCTCTTCACCGTCCAATTTCCAACAACTCGATTGTTATGGACCTCAATGATCTGCGTTGGCATCAGAATACCATCGTGTGGCTTGTATTGGCTAAAGTAAGTATCTTTGATGACTTCCGTTCCCGCTTCACGTCCTTTGAAACTCGATTTAATCAAGACGCCGGTTTCGGTGTCAAAATAGAGACTAACGTCTGGGCGGTTTTTCATCGATACGAGCAGGCCGTCAACGGCGCGATTTTGGATTCGAGTTGAGGGGAGCGAGCGAAATTGAAGTCGCGGATCTTTTAAACTTATAATGGATTGAATCCAACGAGCATGGACCTCCATCCGGATATCATCTGCTTCGACAGCAGTCAACGCAACGGACTCGGCATCAATCGCACGCCAACCCGATTCCTTTGATAACGCAATCACCACTGAAACTTTTCGTTCCTCATTCTGTAAGAGAAACTTGACTCGAAAATGTTGTGGAAGATTAACGATTAACTCTTGTGTCGCATCGGTTGAACCATTCGGGGTACTCATTGTACCGGTTTTCGTGATTTTGACTCGCAGTGCTTTTTCGAGTTTGTTCTCATTCGAACCATGCACCGTGATGGCTCGGTTGATGATCTTTCCAACCGCTTCGTCGTCTGCCTTTGAATCTCGCACTAGCAGAATCATCCCAAGGCAAATCCCAAACCGGATGCTCCATCGCATTTCATCGCTCTCCCAATAATTGAAGGTTATGTAGTCTTTACATAAACCGATCGAAAAGTCGATGAAAAGGGATTCATCAATTGGATGATTACGGGGAATTCCTGCGATTTAATCCGAGTATTCAGACGTGTTTTCCAATTCTTCTCGAAGTTGCAGTCTGGCTCGATATAGTAAGCTTTTGATCGCCTTGGACGACATGGCAAGTGAGTCTGCAATTTCTCGATGAGAATGATTGGAACAATGCATTTCGAGCGCGATTCGCTGTCGGCCTTCCAGTTGTGAGATCGCATTTTGAACGCGCTGTTGCGTTTCTCGTTGTTCCAAGACTCGTTCCGGAGGTGACCAATCGAGCAGTGTGCGAGTTTCTTCCAGATTCTCGTTCTGGAAGAAATCACCGACTGGAATCGTTGGTCGACGCTTTCGAGAACGAATCGCATTTTTTGCGACATTTTGGGCGATATGATACAACCAAGTGGTAAATCGGGCCGAGGCTCGATAGCGTTTGCGGGAACGGTAGATGCGAAGAAAGACATTTTGTGCCATGTCCTCTGCATCATGACGATCTCCCAATCGACGAACCATTTTCCCATAGACACTCGACCAATGCCGATTGACTAATTCATGATATGCATGGATATCATCCTGCTGGACCAATAGCATGAGCTCGGCATCACGGTCCGGTTCAGCCAACACGGCGACGAGAGAATTCATTATTTCGCTCCCGACTGGTTGGAATGATTCAAATCGATTATTGGAAGAAATACACGAAAGCAACTGCCACGATTGAGTTCACTTTCGACGAGGATTCGGCCGCCAAGCCGCTGGACATACTCTTGGACAATCGAGAGACCGAGTCCGGCGTGTATTCCAGTCGCTTGGCGACTTGGATCAGATCGATAGAAGCGTTCGAAAATTCTTGGAAGCATATCTTGAGAGATGCCAACGCCTGAATCCGTGACACGAATCTCGATAAATTCCTCTTGTCGAGAAGCGGTTAGGGTAATCGATCCATTTGGTCGATTATATTCCACAGCGTTATGTAATAGATTCATGAGGATTTCGCGGAGCTTATCGATATCTGTCGTGATCGGAATCTGGTGCTCGGTTTCAATGGTGAACCGAATCCCTTTTTCCTCGGCGAGCGGACGAATCAACAGACTACAGCTATCAATGACGGGCCGGAGATCAGTCGTAACGGGTTGAAGTTTCACGGTTC
This DNA window, taken from Tuwongella immobilis, encodes the following:
- a CDS encoding MlaD family protein translates to MSDRGNQVRLGLFTLFAMGMLAALIFLFSGSPNLLKNTVQYVVVFSDAPGISEGAPVRRSGVRIGEVQSLELVPETGLVRVAIVVDPRYVPRTKEDITLVRGLITNDTSVDLIPRIQEKGRFDLGEPVPVGTELVGLPPPNARTILTQASEVLPTAQASLDEIRRSVQRIDKLAPRLEETLVAIRDAASTIGDFVPELRKTNDELRGVITGIRTAGPQLRETNEQVQVLLANVNTVAEEFRVFFKTNEPELTRSIKNAAISIERIGEVLNDSNRENVSKAILNVKNASDRFEKIAENTEATLKSLADTITMTGTDIQKLFERARVGFDNVEKRFNEFIKKIEPYEERFSKIVGNVESATSQINQGAMDVREVIRNFTRPDGTVQKLLTDPGIYNQTYLIVANLNRIIPRLDRILQDFEVFADKIARHPESIGVGGAVRPSSGLKESPESTVPRSPLIPPRP
- a CDS encoding ABC transporter ATP-binding protein encodes the protein MTDQENEPIVPPILPIRPIIELEEVGVTFTQPVIRSISLQILPGQTVAVIGESGCGKTVLLKSIVGLVKPTTGTVRFEGRDIHSLSEAELIRTRLRMGFLFQGAALFDSLNVFENIAFGVRSLGTLPEIEIRERVRRCLLDVGLPTTTESKMPSEISGGMKKRVGLARALALNPDVMLYDEPTTGLDPIMTDVINELILRTRKARPITSIIVTHEMRTVHKVADRVVMFYPLSRLRESDPQILYDGPADQLQNSSDVRIRQFIEGEAGDRMQELQAST
- the nirD gene encoding nitrite reductase small subunit NirD — its product is MGSWQVAIRKDQLVENEGRSIRIAGHRIAVFLVEGTIYAIEDSCPHAGAALSRGYIENGTVSCPLHYWRFRLSDGAWADNPTLSIGCYATRIVDDLVQVEIPDDPPLTEPRQ
- the mgtE gene encoding magnesium transporter, coding for MTHPFFTPELRLMLEEEDADGVRAFCETLHPALVAEALAEDFSVEEVWRVLEHTHIRDQAAIFEYFPISWQVTMVEGGGKPHMARLIEAMSHDDRVALLRRLTPRVADGLLRLVDVADRRDIAELFRYAENTVGSIMTTEYAWVPTGLTIGEAIDRLRHHAPDNETIYYVYVLQESTRRLEGVVSLRDLILSQRLVSINEVMDRDLVTLNVTDDREVAAQAIARYDFLAMPVIDDSNRLVGIVTHDDVIDIVVQEATEDLQRQGAVGPITENYLEAGFLDVWWKRTFWLSMLFIAEMLTFSATAYYEESIERIMILKYFITLCIATGGNSGTQAATLVTRAMALGQISVGHWFRVLRHELLMGIAMGLVLGIIALVRCQLVPTEMLRVEGGEDLTHIQIGWVIGQAVACICLVGTLIGAMLPMVFKKLGVDPALASSPFVATFVDVTGIVLYFSIASVYL
- a CDS encoding RNA polymerase sigma factor, encoding MNSLVAVLAEPDRDAELMLLVQQDDIHAYHELVNRHWSSVYGKMVRRLGDRHDAEDMAQNVFLRIYRSRKRYRASARFTTWLYHIAQNVAKNAIRSRKRRPTIPVGDFFQNENLEETRTLLDWSPPERVLEQRETQQRVQNAISQLEGRQRIALEMHCSNHSHREIADSLAMSSKAIKSLLYRARLQLREELENTSEYSD
- the panC gene encoding pantoate--beta-alanine ligase; translation: MPVIESVAELRQHLQRLRNQNRTIGFVPTMGALHDGHLQLIKVARKSCDVVVVSIFVNPLQFGPNEDLNRYPRTFASDVEQSAAAGASIVFAPTVPEMYPDGFETSVNLHRMGAILEGASRPGHFQGVATVVMKLFWMVLPDRAFFGQKDAQQVGVIQRMSRDMNIPIELIIVPTVREADGLALSSRNRYLSPTERQQAGILYQALSHAAERFQTGVTSADVLLYEIREIIGSVTLSRLDYAEIVDSQTFEPLERVDRPATIVLAVFFGSTRLIDNWLLTPSNSEADRA
- a CDS encoding RNA polymerase sigma factor — translated: MECSTTSHDASSISDEVLLARFAQGDPHALDLLFSRYRALAYRVAYRLLGQEADALDAVQEGFINALKNIQRFQGRSTFKTWLLRVVSNAALDLGRKRSRREAYGCESLGSLGAEDEPAMPGREPSFGMEQQDLRRQLDLALATLPEAQRQTLVLHLEGELSYREIAELLQISIGTVMSRLFYARQRLKCVLTPCVES
- the cyaB gene encoding class IV adenylate cyclase, producing the protein MFEIEGKYRVNDWKPIHATLHNLNAKTNGTHQEVDQYLNAPDRDFAQTGEAFRLRRIGADNFLTYKGPKRAAAVKMREEIEVPVAPGDDGASQILTLLQNLGYRPVFQVTKQRESFALEYAGYSVTICCDRVNNLGDFLEIEIVATEFSQPKVEQIIQELAERFDLGKPEPRSYLRMLLERNRDDA
- a CDS encoding MlaE family ABC transporter permease gives rise to the protein MSRSQSTEPGKAKAPGVIFRMIIGLGDWTQFALQSILGIVTGQVPRRELIPIGFAIGYQSAMVVALSGLFIGLVLAVQSYSQFKALGLESSLGAVINLSVVRELGPVLTATMLAGRVGSAIAAELATMRVTEQIDALACLGVNPIYFLVSPRLLACIFLIPLLTILANFFGVCGGALICLYVFEIEPFHYWENTRDRVGLYDLFSGLVKPFFFGAAIAWISCHRGFRSGNGAVGVGRAATEAFVWSFLAILVLDFFLVLVLNNILDPRLEG